A genomic region of Gimesia chilikensis contains the following coding sequences:
- the rplJ gene encoding 50S ribosomal protein L10, translating into MSKFVKEMIISEIESQIGDVRDFVVIDSAKVDAITDNSFRIKLQEKGLSALTVKNSLARRAFANKGIEGLEEVLKGPSTLVWGGEDIVELSKEMSKWAKEIQELDIKGGLTEGTSLSTDDVTKLSKSPGRMELIADIVGRILGPGSQLAATLKGPGGTVVGQIKSIAEGEEG; encoded by the coding sequence GATCGGCGATGTCCGCGACTTCGTCGTGATAGATTCTGCAAAAGTGGATGCGATTACTGATAACAGTTTCCGCATCAAACTGCAGGAAAAAGGGCTCTCTGCTCTGACAGTCAAGAACTCACTCGCTCGACGGGCGTTTGCCAATAAAGGCATTGAGGGGTTGGAAGAGGTTCTCAAGGGACCTTCAACTCTGGTCTGGGGTGGCGAGGATATCGTTGAGCTCTCTAAAGAGATGAGCAAATGGGCTAAGGAAATCCAGGAGCTCGACATCAAGGGTGGTCTGACAGAGGGAACCTCTCTGTCCACTGATGATGTGACCAAGCTGAGCAAGAGCCCTGGTCGTATGGAACTGATCGCAGACATTGTCGGTCGAATCCTCGGACCTGGTTCACAGCTGGCAGCGACACTCAAAGGGCCAGGTGGAACCGTGGTCGGACAGATCAAGTCGATCGCCGAAGGCGAAGAAGGATAG
- the rplL gene encoding 50S ribosomal protein L7/L12: protein MATAEATTEFGEETKELGDKIAGLTLLQAKELADYLEEVHGIKAAAGGAVMMAGPAGGGDGGGEAAEEKTEFDVILTGFGDNKIPVIKVVRGATGLGLKEAKELVEGAPKPLKEGVSKEDAEALVKEVEEAGGSAEVK, encoded by the coding sequence ATGGCGACAGCCGAAGCAACAACTGAATTTGGTGAAGAAACCAAAGAACTGGGCGACAAAATTGCTGGTTTGACTCTGCTCCAGGCTAAAGAACTGGCTGATTACCTCGAAGAAGTTCATGGAATCAAAGCTGCAGCCGGTGGCGCCGTCATGATGGCTGGCCCCGCTGGTGGTGGAGACGGTGGCGGTGAAGCTGCTGAAGAAAAGACTGAATTCGACGTCATTCTGACCGGATTCGGCGACAACAAGATTCCGGTTATTAAAGTCGTTCGTGGCGCCACAGGCCTCGGTCTGAAGGAAGCCAAAGAACTGGTAGAAGGTGCTCCTAAGCCGCTGAAAGAAGGCGTCTCCAAGGAAGATGCTGAAGCTCTGGTTAAGGAAGTTGAAGAAGCAGGCGGTTCCGCTGAAGTTAAGTAA